AAAAAATAGGAGCAACTAGAAATATCAGATATATAAAAACCGTCGGAAAAAACCAATCGCAAAAACCGTCGGAAAAATGATATAAACAAATTGCTTCAAATACTTAAAGATAGGGATTTTTGAGAAAATATTATTAAATTCGATTGGTAAAAAAACCGTCGGAAAAAACCAATCGTAAAACCGTCGGAAAAAAATCAAGCAACGAAAATCACTAAGAAATCGTTGCTTAAAAATTATTAATTATCTTTTGTATTTTTGATAATTTAATTTATTGAAAGGTTACAAATTTTTTTATTATCTGAAATACGGTTTATAGACATTTTAGGTCTGTTTTTCTTGTCAAATGAATAAACTAACTTGTAATTAGAAAAACTTTTAGTTTTTTCATTCAAATTTGTAAAATAGATGGCATTTTCATCTTCTTTTACTTCAAAATTTAATTCTGAAAGTTCAAGGGTAACTTTTCCTGTTTTTAAAGCTGCACGAGAATCTATTTGGCTAAAAGCAATATAAGGCTCATTTTCTTTAGTTAAGAATTTTACATAGATAAGTCCTCTAAGTGTATTGTCAAGACTGGAACAGTTCCAAACTTTGGAAGATAATATGTCAATATCAGAATTAGAAAAACTTAAACTAAAAGTCAGTAAAAACAATGTAAATATAATTTTTTTCATAAAATCACTCCTAAATAACAATTTTTGTATATTTTATAATATTTTTTTAAGAAAATCAATAATAAAAACTAATATTTAAAATTTCACATTATTTTTAGAGCTAAACGCATTTTGAAAAAATCCATCGGACAAGTCAAATTCAAAAGTTTCACGGCTGATGTAACCGACAGTTTTGTCGCTTTCGTAAAGTTGAATGAGAAAATCTGCCATTTCTTCGGATGTATGATAGTTTGGATAAGATTTATCATAATCAAAATTAGTTTTACCAGTTGCGATATTTCCAAAGTTAGTTTTGGTTGCGGCGGGTGCTAGGATTTTTGCTTTTAATTGTGCGTTGTTTTGCTTTAATTCTAGTGCAAGTCCTTCTGTGAAGGCGTTTACATAAAATTTTGTGGCACAGTAGACAATTGCGTTTGGGACGATTGTGCAGCCTCCTGTTGAGGAAATATTAATTAACTGAGAGTCTTTTTCGTTGTGGTAATCTTGGACGTATAAAGAAGATAGCAAAGTTAATGCTTCTACATTGAGATGAAGCATATCTGAAATTTTATTTAAAGGCTGCTCTTTTACATCGCCATACATCCCAAAACCTGCATTGTTTATCAATGTTTCAATATGATAGTTGTTTAATTTTGAATATAATTTAGGAATTTTACCGACATCTGTTAAGTCAAAATCTATTACAAGAGTATCCAAATTAGGATTTTTCTTCAAAATTTCGCTTTTTAAGTCTTTGAGTAAATTCTTTCTTCGTGCAATCAGAATAAGATTTTTATTTCTTTCTGCAAATTTTAGAGCCACAGCCTTTCCTATTCCCGAACTTGCTCCTGTTATAACAGTATATTTTGTTTTCATATTTATTACCTCCATAAATTTGATAAATAAAGGATAGCAGTTAGAGTATAGTATAAGTCAAGAGTTTTTTGAAAGGAGAAAATAAAATGAAAAAGAATGAACAAAAAATAATGCAAATAAAGGAATTTTCAGAAAAAACAGGCTTAACTCCATATACAATAAGGTTTTATGAAAAAAAGGAGCTGTTTCGTGTAAAAAGAGATGAGAAAAATAGAAGAATATACGATGAAACTGACATTGAATGGATAAAAATGTTAAAAAGATTAAAAGATATGGGAATGAAATTGAGCGAAATTAAGAAATATTCAGATTTACGATATGAAGGGAACGGAACGATAAAAGAAAGAATGAAAATTTTGACAAATCATAAAAAATATGTAAATATAGAAATTGAAAAGTGGCAAAAATATTTACAAAATCTTGATGATAAACTTGAGATTTATGAGAGTTTTTTAAAAAGTATTTCTGAAAAATAAAAGGGTCATAAATATATAGAAATTTAGGAGTAAATATGCTTACAGATACAAATATAACTTGGGGATTTGTCTTGTTATCACCTTTTATAATTCCAATATTAATTTTATTAACTTTCTGGTTTTTTGTTTCAAAACGAAAGTTTAATTTTCTTATTGCATTTACAATTTTATCATTATTATTTGTTAGGTATCTTCGTTTTCCCTATGACACAGTTAACCGTAACAGCGAACTCGAAGTATCACAAAATTTTTTGATAAAAAGAACTTTGAGTTCGGATTCAGAGCATGAAGTTTATAAACTTGTTGATAAGACGAAGCCTGAAGATTTGATTTTGTATTTAAATGGATTAGCTAAAATTAATAATACTTGGGTTGGTTATATAGAAGAAACAGATTCTTACGAAGGAAAATATGGTGTCAAACCAGAAACATATTTTTTCATTAATGACAATAAAATTGAATATAACTTAGATGAGAAAACTTTAGAAAAAAGATTAGGTTTAAAAGAAATAAAATTACAGGATGCTGAGTACTTTGTTGATAAATTTGGGAGTAAAAAAGAAATCTTATATCAATATCAATTAGATAAAACAGGAGATTTAGATGAAAATATTTCTTTAAATTCAGAATTAAGCAAGAAATTGGAAACAAAGTATAAAAAAGACAGAGCATTCTATTTGATGTTTTGGAGTGTAATGTTGCTTATAGAAATTATTTATCTGTTTATAAAAAATAGAAAAATTACAAAAAGTAATAAAGATTAGAAGGAGAAAAAAGGATGGAAAAAAATGAAAATAAATTTATGTCAAAAGCAAAAAGCTTTTTAGTATTAGTTTTATTTACAGTAATTTACTTTTTCTTTCAGAAAACAATATATCCGGCATTAGCACTTTTGTTCTGGCTGGTTTTTGCGATGCCGTTAGCAGGAATTATTATTAATGCTTTGGAATTTTTACATCTTCCGCAAGTGGCTATGACCACTATTGCTGTTGTAATTTCGGGAATTGCTTTAATAATGGTTCTTATGCTTGTGTTTTACTTAGGATATTTGTGCAGTAAATTTTTGAAAAAAATGAATAAAGCTGTATTAGGCAGTGTGATGACAGCGATTTTAATCTATTTTTTGTATAAAGTTTTTACAGAAACAGATGAAAGTACAGCAATGTTTGCGCCGAAAGCACAGGAAATACACATTTTCTGTACAGCATCACATATTTTTTACACAGTTGGAGTATTTTTTAGTGATAAAGTCAAGAAAGTTTTGAACAGAATGAAATCTAAAAGAAAAAAATAAAAGAAGGAGGAAAAATAAATGGAAAAAAATACAAATAAACTTTTGAGAAAACCGAATAATTTTTTAGGATTAATTTTATTTGCGATAATTTATTTTTTAGTTCAGAATGTGATATATCCGCTATTAGGATTTTTATTCTGGTTTTCTTTCACGCTGATTTTTGGAGGAATAGCAGATGCTTTGGGAATTTTAAAAATAAAAGAAATTCAAGTTATTTTAACTTATCTATTTTATTGTGTTTGTTTGGTAATATTATCTGGATTTATGTGTTATTTAGGATATTTATGTAAAGATTTTTTAGGAAAAATGAATAAAATAGGATTAAATACCGTAATGATTGTAATATTGATTTATTTTTTGTACAAAGCTGCTGTTGGAGATCAAAATTCAATAATTGATGCATTAATAGATGAGAAAAAGTATATATTTTGTACTATATTTCATATTTCGTATATAATGGGAGCATTTCATAGCGATAAAGTCAAGAAAATGTTAGACAAAATAAAATTCAAAAGAAAATAAATTTTTTACAAATCCAATTTGCTTATGGCATTTTTATCTGTTATAATTATTTTAATGAGAATAAATAAATTTTTTAGATAAATTTAAAATAGGAGCAGTATTTATGGGAAGAAAACATAAAAATATAATGTTGCTGGGGACAGGTTCTAATGTGGGAAAAAGCATAATTAATGCAGGGTTTTGCAGAATATTTTCTCAAGACGGATATAGCGTGGTGCCGTTCAAGTCGCAGAATATGGCTTTAAATTCGTTTATTACGAAGGATGGAAAAGAAATGGGGAGAGCTCAGGTGGTGCAGGCTGAAGCGGCTAATATCGAGCCTCAGGCATTTATGAATCCAATTTTGTTAAAGCCTACAACAGACAGAAAATCACAGGTTATTGTGAATGGAAAAGTTTACAAAAATATGGATGCAAGGGAATATTTTGCCTATAAACATAATTTAAAAAAGGATATAATGGCGGCGTACAATCACATAAGGGACAACTTTGATATTTGCGTGCTGGAAGGTGCAGGAAGCCCTGCGGAAATTAACTTGAAGGAAGACGACATTGTAAATACAGGGATGGCGGAAATGGCTGATTCGCCTGTTATTTTGGTTGCTGATATTGACAGAGGCGGTGTTTTTGCGGCAATTTACGGAACAATTATGCTGCTTGAAGAAAGCGAGAAAAAACGTATAAAAGGTGTAATTATAAACAAATTTAGAGGAGATAAGAGCCTTTTGACTCCTGGAATTGAGATGATTGAAGAGTTGACAAATGTACCTGTTCTGGGAGTAGTGCCGTTTGTGCCACTAGGAATTGAGGAGGAAGACAGTCTGGGAATCGACAAGTATAATGTGAAAAAAGAAGGGAAAATTCGGATTTCGGTTATTAAACTAAAACATATATCGAATTTTACAGACATTGACGCACTTAGCCATTATAACGATGTTTCCTTGAAATATGTCACAAAAAGTTCTGAACTTGGAGATGAGGACATTATTATTATTCCTGGCTCCAAAAATACTGTGGAAGACATGAAGGACTTGATTGATAAAAATATAAGCAGGGAAATTATAAGGCTTGCAAAAAGAGGAACGATCGTATTTGGAATTTGTGGCGGTTTTCAAATAATGGGACAAAAAATAATGGATCCTCAAAATATTGAGTCTAATCTAAAGGAAATTTCAGGCTTAGATTTATTAGACATAGAAACAGTTATGGAAACGGCAAAAACAACAACACAGTATGAAAATAAAATAAAAAAGGCAGATGGAATACTCGCTGGAATGGAAGGCATTGAAATAAAAGGCTATGAAATACATCAAGGCTACAGTTATCCTGTAAATGAGGAAAAAACCGAGATAAAATGTATCTTTGACGATGAAAAGCTAAAAGGTGCTGTAAAAGGCAATGTTGTCGGAACTTATATTCACGGAATATTTGACAATTCTGAATTTACAAATCATTTTCTGAACGAAGTAAGAAAACTTAAAGGGCTAGACAAAGTCGATGAAGATTTTAGTTTCAAAGAATATAAAAACAGGGAATACGATAAATTGGCACAAATTTTGCGAGAAAATGTGAATATTGAGAAAGTTTATGAAATAATGGGGATGGAATAAATTGACATTTGTAATAAAAATTTAGATTGTCCATGTGCTTTATCTTTGAATATGGTGACAAATGAAATCAAAAAATATGTAATTAAATAATTAAAAATTTTCAAAAATGTTTTGCTGAAATTAAAGACATCGAAATAAAAAAACTATATAATTAATTTTTAGGAGATTTAGAAAAAATGCAGAGTGAATATGATAAAAATGATGATGAATTAGTAGAAAGATATAAAAATGAAAATTTAGAAATTTATAATTATAAAGGAATAACATTAGGGGATAGCATAGAAAAAATTTATCCTCTTATGAAAATTTATCATACACAGTATCGTAAAAATGACAGAAGAGAAGGATATAACTTAACAATTGAAATAGAAAATTCATATATTTACATAGATATATATTCAAGAAAAGTAGTGGAAATAGAAATCTACGATGAAAATTATTCATTAGGCGAATTTAAAGTTGGAAGTGAGATGACAACTGAATTATGTGAAAAATACGATCTTTTAGATGTAGATGATGTAGATACAGGGGAAATATACTATTATCCTGAAAAAGGTTTTATGCATGCAGAATTTTGTGTAAACCCTGAAGATGTTATATCAAAAATAAATAAAATAACTTTTTCTATAGATGTGGAAACTCCTTCAGAAAATAATGTGGAAGATGCTTTAAAAGCCAAAAAAATAGAAGATATTTACTATTCATTATATAATTTTGGAGAAATAGAAATAGATATTGAAAATAAAGAAATTATTGGAAAATTAGAAGGAAGTATATTTACATTTGATTTATTGAATGGTAATTTAAAAAATATTGAAATTAAAAAATAAGAGATTGAAATAAAGATGAATTTGATTTTAAAGAAAATTTAGACAAAACAGTTAATATATTTTATCAGTATAAGTTTTGTACAAGGAGAGGAAAATGGATTTTCATGGTGGAAATATTTACAAAATATTTAGGGAAAAAAATATAACAGAAATACTGGATTACAGCTCAAATATAAATCCTTACGGAGTGCCAGAGAGTTTAAAGCAGAAGATTATCGAAAATATTGGGGTTCTTGAGAGGTATCCTGACCCTGATTATATGGAATTGCGTGAAAAATTGGCTCAACTGAATAAAGTTGAACTGGAAAATATTGTGCTGGGAAATGGTGCGACAGAAGCTATATTTTTGTTCATAAAAGTAATAAAGCCCGAAAAAGTGCTGATTGTATCGCCTACTTTTGGGGAATATGAAAGGGCAGTAAGAGCGTGTAAAAATTCTGAAAGTCAAAAAATTGAAATTGAATATTTTGAATTAGAAGAAAAAGACGAGTTTAGGCTTAATATTGGGAAATTAAAAAAAGAACTTGAAAAAAAATATGATTTGGTAATAATTTGCAATCCGAATAATCCGACTGGAAAATTTTTGAAAATGGCTGAAACAGAGGAAATTTTGAGAGAATGCAATAGATATGATACAAAGTTATTTATTGATGAGGCATTTATCGAATTTTTAGAGGATGGACTAAAGGAAAGTATTGTAAATAGTGGGGAAAATAAGAAAAATTTGTTTGTAACTCGTGCATTTACAAAATTTTTTGCTATTCCAGGATTACGATTGGGATATGGAATTTATTTTGACAAAAATTTGGAAAAGAAAATCGCTGAAAAAAAAGAGCCGTGGAGTGTGAACAATATCGCTGAAATGGCTGGAATAACAGTACTTGATGATTCAGAATACATAGAAAAGACATTAAACTGGATAACAGAAGAAAAAAAATACATGTATGAAAGACTGAATGAAATTTCAGGAATAAAGCCTTATAAGAGTGAAGTAAACTTTATTTGCGTAAAAATAAAAGATGAACTGATTTCTAAAGGGCTGAATGTGAAAAAATTGCGGAAAAAAATGATGGAAGAAGGAATTTTGATAAGGGATGCATCCAATTTTAAATTTTTGGATGAAAGATTTTTTAGACTAGCAATTAAGGATAGAAAGAGTAATGATAGAGTTATTGAAACTTTGAAAGAAATTTTAAAATAAAAAACTCGAACTTATCGGATTTGACAATAATTCATATATGAGAAATTCTGGCAATCAAGAGGAATTTAGCATTAATTTTTCAACTAATAAAGAAAAATAACTACTGGCGGAAATATCTCTGATGAAAAGGCAAATAAGCCTAAGGAAGAATGGAAAACTATTAAAGCTAATAAAAAATATGTGTTAGATGAAATGACAAGCGATATAGTCGATGAGATTGCGAAATATGCTTATTAGTATTTTAAATGGGGATTCTTATGATTTATAAGATATTCCCTATTATTTTATAGTAAAACTGCTTTAAAAAAAACTCAAAAGTTATGACTATTTTACTCGAACCCTAAATATATATAATTTTTAGTAGTTTAATTTTAAATAGGTTTGAATATATTTTGTTATAAATTTACGATTAGAATGTTTGAGTATCTTATTATTAAATTGAATTGACAAAAAATGGAAAAATTAATAGAATATAGGTAATCGTCTGTGAGGAAAAAAAATAAAAAAATTAGAATACTAAAATTTATACATCATTTCATATAATAAATAAATTTAGTAATATTCATTTTGCAGATAGAAATTAAGAAAAATTATTTTAAAAAATGATAAAATTATATAAAAAAGCGGAGAGAGAAAAAATGAAGGAAAATTTAGTAAAAAATTTTTATATTCTGAGTTTTAGTTATAAAAATTTGAGTTTGGAAGAAAGGGAAAAGTTTGTAAAAGAGGGGTATAGACATGTTTTGAGGGAGTATTTGGAAAAAAGGATTATAAGGGGGTATGTGGCTGTTGAAACTTGCCTTAGGATAGAGCTTTATTTGGATGTTAGCAAGGAATTCGAAATTGAAAGGTTAAAGAGAGATTTTAGGATTGAGAAGATGAAGGACTATAAAGGGGCTGAAGCCGTGAATTATTTGTTGCGGGTGATTTGTGGGCTGGATTCGATAATAAAGGGAGAAGATCAGATTCTTGTACAGCTTAAAAAAGCATATTTTGACGCTCTTGACAAAAATGTTACATCTTCATTTTTGAATATAATATTTAATCAGGCGATAGAAACTGGGAAAAGATTTAGGGCGGAAAGCAAGATAAATGAAAAAAATATTTCACTTGATTCGATAGCTGTAAAATTTATAAGAACAAAATTTGAGAGCCTTGAAAATAAAAAAATATTTGTAATTGGAGTGGGAGATTTGAGCCAGTCAATTCTTGCACTTCTTCACAAAATGAACAATTGCCATTTGACAATGACAAATAGAAGTTTACGACGATCAATTGAATTGCAGAAAGTGTATCCAGACGTTCAGACAGCAGAATTTAATGAGAAATATAATGTTATAAAAAATATGGATATTGTAATAAGTGCTACTTCTGCACCACATTTGATTCTTGAAACAGCGAAAATTCAAAATATTCTGAATGATGGAAAAAAACGATTTTTCCTTGATTTAGCCGTTCCTAGAGATATTGAGGCAAGTATAGGGGAGTTTGAAAATGCGTCGCTTTATCATTTGGAGGATATTTGGGATGAATATAATAAAAATGTGGAAAAACGGGATGAAATTGTAGAAAAATATTCTTACATTATTGAGGAGCAGTTAAAAAAAATAGCGGAAAAACTTGAAAAAAGAAGAAAATATACAAATCAGAAAAATATTGAGATGGGTGAAAATAGATGAAATCAAATAAAATAATTATTGGAACAAGAGGAAGCATTTTGGCACTTGCACAAGCGGAAAAAGTGAAGGAAATGCTTATTAAAAAATATGACGAATTAAGAGAAAATGAGAATTTTTGCGAAATTGAAGGGTTTGAGAAAAAAAGTCCACTGGAAATAGAACTGAAAGTTATAGTTACAAAGGGAGATAAAGACCTAAGGGACTTTACAAAAATAAAGGGAACTACGCAAAAGGACTTGTTTGTGAAGGAAATTGAAAAGGAAATGCTGGAAAAT
This is a stretch of genomic DNA from Leptotrichia hofstadii. It encodes these proteins:
- a CDS encoding SDR family NAD(P)-dependent oxidoreductase, yielding MKTKYTVITGASSGIGKAVALKFAERNKNLILIARRKNLLKDLKSEILKKNPNLDTLVIDFDLTDVGKIPKLYSKLNNYHIETLINNAGFGMYGDVKEQPLNKISDMLHLNVEALTLLSSLYVQDYHNEKDSQLINISSTGGCTIVPNAIVYCATKFYVNAFTEGLALELKQNNAQLKAKILAPAATKTNFGNIATGKTNFDYDKSYPNYHTSEEMADFLIQLYESDKTVGYISRETFEFDLSDGFFQNAFSSKNNVKF
- a CDS encoding MerR family transcriptional regulator, with translation MKKNEQKIMQIKEFSEKTGLTPYTIRFYEKKELFRVKRDEKNRRIYDETDIEWIKMLKRLKDMGMKLSEIKKYSDLRYEGNGTIKERMKILTNHKKYVNIEIEKWQKYLQNLDDKLEIYESFLKSISEK
- a CDS encoding sodium:proton symporter, with the translated sequence MEKNTNKLLRKPNNFLGLILFAIIYFLVQNVIYPLLGFLFWFSFTLIFGGIADALGILKIKEIQVILTYLFYCVCLVILSGFMCYLGYLCKDFLGKMNKIGLNTVMIVILIYFLYKAAVGDQNSIIDALIDEKKYIFCTIFHISYIMGAFHSDKVKKMLDKIKFKRK
- a CDS encoding cobyric acid synthase, which encodes MGRKHKNIMLLGTGSNVGKSIINAGFCRIFSQDGYSVVPFKSQNMALNSFITKDGKEMGRAQVVQAEAANIEPQAFMNPILLKPTTDRKSQVIVNGKVYKNMDAREYFAYKHNLKKDIMAAYNHIRDNFDICVLEGAGSPAEINLKEDDIVNTGMAEMADSPVILVADIDRGGVFAAIYGTIMLLEESEKKRIKGVIINKFRGDKSLLTPGIEMIEELTNVPVLGVVPFVPLGIEEEDSLGIDKYNVKKEGKIRISVIKLKHISNFTDIDALSHYNDVSLKYVTKSSELGDEDIIIIPGSKNTVEDMKDLIDKNISREIIRLAKRGTIVFGICGGFQIMGQKIMDPQNIESNLKEISGLDLLDIETVMETAKTTTQYENKIKKADGILAGMEGIEIKGYEIHQGYSYPVNEEKTEIKCIFDDEKLKGAVKGNVVGTYIHGIFDNSEFTNHFLNEVRKLKGLDKVDEDFSFKEYKNREYDKLAQILRENVNIEKVYEIMGME
- the cobD gene encoding threonine-phosphate decarboxylase CobD codes for the protein MDFHGGNIYKIFREKNITEILDYSSNINPYGVPESLKQKIIENIGVLERYPDPDYMELREKLAQLNKVELENIVLGNGATEAIFLFIKVIKPEKVLIVSPTFGEYERAVRACKNSESQKIEIEYFELEEKDEFRLNIGKLKKELEKKYDLVIICNPNNPTGKFLKMAETEEILRECNRYDTKLFIDEAFIEFLEDGLKESIVNSGENKKNLFVTRAFTKFFAIPGLRLGYGIYFDKNLEKKIAEKKEPWSVNNIAEMAGITVLDDSEYIEKTLNWITEEKKYMYERLNEISGIKPYKSEVNFICVKIKDELISKGLNVKKLRKKMMEEGILIRDASNFKFLDERFFRLAIKDRKSNDRVIETLKEILK
- the hemA gene encoding glutamyl-tRNA reductase, which codes for MKENLVKNFYILSFSYKNLSLEEREKFVKEGYRHVLREYLEKRIIRGYVAVETCLRIELYLDVSKEFEIERLKRDFRIEKMKDYKGAEAVNYLLRVICGLDSIIKGEDQILVQLKKAYFDALDKNVTSSFLNIIFNQAIETGKRFRAESKINEKNISLDSIAVKFIRTKFESLENKKIFVIGVGDLSQSILALLHKMNNCHLTMTNRSLRRSIELQKVYPDVQTAEFNEKYNVIKNMDIVISATSAPHLILETAKIQNILNDGKKRFFLDLAVPRDIEASIGEFENASLYHLEDIWDEYNKNVEKRDEIVEKYSYIIEEQLKKIAEKLEKRRKYTNQKNIEMGENR